The nucleotide window CGCAATAAACACAGCTGACAGCTATTCAGGATTGGAATCAAGATTTGTAAGTCAAAGATTAAGCACTAGAGTCCAAACCGACCTAATCGCTTGCAGAGCCCGACCAATGCTTGATAAGATAGCTTCATCCTGGAAGAGGTGTGTTTGCTATCTAGGAATGCTCTGGATCAGTCTAACGCGCAACAGGACTTTCACGGAACTTCTCCCGCATTGCCTTCATTTTTTGAAGGAAGATCTGGAAGCCGTGGTCAGTCAATTCCACACACAGGTGATTGATTCCGTCAAGCAAGGTGTTCCTGAAAAAATCCGAGTCCAACTGCAAGATACGCTCGTCGCGTGCCGTCAGACAATGGGAGAGCAGTTTCGACAGGCTGAAAAGTGGACCATGCAAGAACAGAAGCGTATCAACCGAACGTTCGCCGAAGCGATCGCTGAGCGACTGAAAGAAACCTACCAGGCCTGTGCCTCCGAAACAGGTGAGACTCTATCGCAGCTAGTCGAGAAGTATTCTAACATGCTCGTCACGACAGGACGAGGAAGCTTACAGCGTATCAGGGCGTTGATGCAACAGACAGCAGAGGACCATGCCAACGATGTCCTCCGAGGAAGCACGGAGAATGCAAAGCACGAGCTTGGGAAGCTACTTGACGGCCAGCAAGCTGAGGTGGATCGGATTATCCATAATAGACTACAGCGGATTTCAGAGGACTACCATAGGGCGCTGATCGAACCACAGATCAAGCTGTATACGGAAGAGCAGATCCGCATGAAGAGTGAAGTCGCTAAGATCGTCAAAGAAGCTGAGGCGGAGTTGCTACTGGGACACCTTTTGGGAGGAGTTCGTTCTTCGTAACAGGGGAATAGCAGCCGTGCCTAAGAAAGTGGAGCACTGTGGGGAGGCAGGACCGATGCAGATGGAAGGCGGgagagcaggagaagaacaGAGAGGCAGTGAGAAGGAAAGCGATGTTACACGTCTGCACTTAGGGTAAACGTGGACTGGACGCACCAACATGCGGGTGGCCCCAGCTTGGGTAGAGAGAGGTGGACGGAGCGATAAGCCAACCGCAGTGTTAAGATAGTCTAGGCCACATagtaaaaagagaaaaagcttGTCAAACTGCGACCGCCATGACAGACTAGAGGCGtaggatggaggggaatcATTGGCAGCGCGTagtgttgctgttggcaaCTCGCATGACGAAGGCAAGACGCTAGCCAGTGATGGTCGGTGACCCAGCCTCCGAATTTTCGAGCGACTGGGAGGGCCGTCTGGATGGAGactatttaatattagtagCAGCGTGACAGATGGAGGCCAGCGCCGTTGAACTTTTTTTCACATCACTTCATTCATCTGTGTTTGTTGAGTGTTGActttgacttgacttgagTGTTTGTGACAtttgctgtgctgtgctgttgctttgcttgtgttttatttattccgCGAGCAGTGAAGTGACATTAAAAGTTGATTTGATACTACTCCGCGCTGGCATTCTTTTCCGAAGCTGCAACTGAACAGATACGACCGATCATGATGAATGCTTGAGACGGATTAAGACCGATACGAGCAGTGATAACAATCGGGATTACGAACAGAaccgagagagagagagaaagagaaagagagtgtgACAGAAACAGTGATAGATTAACACTGACTGTCCACCGACACgactaataataattgataAATTAACCAGGTGCAGACCCGCGTCAAGTGAGGGATAACACCCGCGGATctgaagagagagacacagagagagagagagagagaaagaaagaagaaagcagagaaaCAAATTCCACCGCCTTCGCTGCCCTTCGATCGGCGCCACCAATCACAGTCAGCCCAGCGGCGATGGGGCTCCCGCATCTTTTCTCTCGTCAcaaatcttcttcctccaaatcctcttcttccaagtCTAAATCTACTCCGACAACgactgcttctgctcctgtTCCTCCTACTCCTCCCACTCGCTCgattcctgcttcttccccccctccgtcttcctctcctctcccccctcctccttattcttcttcatattCAGCGagttcccctcttcccccacgTCCATCCGCAAGAGTCAAGACCGACGACTCATTCCCGACTCGAcctccgccccctcctcaccGGGCAAAGACCGTTCATTCGGCTCCCTCTCgccacccccatcctcctcctacGCCGCCGCTTCACCATCCGCAGTCGTTTCCTACTCCGACTCAACGtccttccattcctcgaAAACCTACTCGTCCGGCGCACAGTCGTTCcacctccactccctccaaATCAGCCTCGGTCCGGTCGAAACCCTCGTCCGTCCCCCGGTCCGCGTCGTCGCTGTCTGCCGTTCATTATCGGTACTCGCACGACCCTAACTTTCACCCGCTCAACCTTCATCCCGACGAACTACGTCGTCTTTCCGCTATGGCTGCCGCTCGTGATGATATGCGAAGCTCGATGGACGTCGATACCAACGATCCCCGCCTCGGTTCCCCTTCTGCCACCAACGGTGTGAATGGTACTCACACGGAGAAGAGTCCCACCCCGCCCCCTCACCGGTCTAATGGAAACACCGCTGAGGCCGACTCCTTCAAGCTGGCTGGAAACAAATTCTTCAAGGATGGCAACTATGCCCGCGCCATTGAGGAATTCAACAAGGGTAGGTTAATACCTGACTTCAGGCAGATTCTGGTGGCAGTTTAGTAACGATGGTACAGCTCTCGAGATTAGCCCCAACTCGTCCGTCTACCTGTCCAACCGGGCTGCAGCATACATGGCGGCCAACCAATACCTGGCTGCTCTGGAGGACTGCGAACGGGCCCGCGAGCTCGACCCCACCAACACTAAGATCATGTACCGCTTGGCCCGTATCCTGACCGCTTTGGGCCGTCCGACGGAGGCTCTTGACGTGCTGTCTCGTATTGAGCCCCCGGCCTCCGCTACTGACCGTGCGGCCGCAGAGAAGATGCTCCGCTTTGTCAGccaggcggaggaggctctCTCGCAGGACCGTGGTGTCTCGATGGTGCTGTTCTGCCTCGACCAGGCTCGTCAGCTCCTCGGACAAGGTGTCAAGGAGCCCCGCAAGTGGACACTGATGACTGCAGAGGCCCAGTTGAAGATGGGCAATGACAACTCGTACGGCAAGGCACAGGACATTGCTATTAGCATGCTCCGGGTGAACAGCCAGGACCCTGATGCGCTGATGATCCGCGCCCGGGCCTTCTATGGTATGGGTGACACGGACCAGGcgctgaagctgctgaagaTGTGCCTGGGTCTGGATCCGGATATGAAGGCGGCGATCAAGCTGCTGCGGACCGTGCAGAAGCTGGTGCgcaccaaggaagagggtaACACAGCCTTCAAGGCCAGGGACTACCGTCGCGCCATCGACCTGTGGGGTGAGGCGCTGACCGTCGACCCGAAGAACAAGGACCAGAACGCCAAGATTCTGCAGAACCGGGCGCAGGCCTACATCAACCTGAAGGAGTACGACAACGCAGTGGCAGACTGCAACGAGGCCCTGCGGCTGGACCCCGGGTACCTCAAGGCGCAGAAGATGCGCGCCAAGGCGCACGGCGGTGCCGGCAACTGGGAAGAAGCTGTGCGTGACTACAAGGCGGTGGCAGAGTCGAACCCGACCGAGAAGGGCATCCAAGAGGAGATCCGAAAGGCCGAGTttgagctgaagaaggcgcAGCGCAAGGATTACTACAAGATCCTCGGAGTGTCCAAGGACGCGGGCGAACaagagatcaagaaggcgtACCGCAAGATGGCGATCCAGTACCACCCGGACAAGAACCGGGACGGTGATGCTGGTGACGAGAAGTTCAAGGAGATTGGTGAGGCGTACGAGACTTTGAGTGATCCTCAGTAAGTTCCTCGCTAAATATGGTGCTTGGCATCTGCTAACCAGCATAGGAAACGTGCTGCCTACGACAACGGCGACGACCTGATGGACCCCGCTGATATGTTCTCGCAcggcggcttcggcggcaTGGGAGGCATGGGCGGAATGGGCGGTATGGGAGGAATGGGAGGCATGGGTGGTATGGGAGGAACCCATATCAACATCGATCCCAGCGTGCTGTTCAACATGATgaacggcggcggcggtggctttGCGCACGCAGGAGGACAGCGCGGAGGATTCCCCGGCGGATTTCCCTTTTAGACAGCGTGCATGCTAAaagttgctgctgttcctgttgATTGTTCGATTTGCTTCCTCTGATTCCCACCCGCATGACAGACTGGGCGATAGactgttttttttcttcttcttcttatttccTTTGGTTTTCCTTCATCCGTTGTGGACGGAGTGTCTTAttgattattgattgatagtaTGCTGGC belongs to Aspergillus luchuensis IFO 4308 DNA, chromosome 3, nearly complete sequence and includes:
- a CDS encoding DnaJ and TPR domain protein (COG:O;~EggNog:ENOG410PHAJ;~InterPro:IPR011990,IPR001623,IPR036869,IPR019734, IPR013026,IPR018253,IPR001440;~PFAM:PF07719,PF00515,PF00226,PF13181,PF13414, PF12895,PF13432,PF13174,PF14559;~go_function: GO:0005515 - protein binding [Evidence IEA]) — its product is MGLPHLFSRHKSSSSKSSSSKSKSTPTTTASAPVPPTPPTRSIPASSPPPSSSPLPPPPYSSSYSASSPLPPRPSARVKTDDSFPTRPPPPPHRAKTVHSAPSRHPHPPPTPPLHHPQSFPTPTQRPSIPRKPTRPAHSRSTSTPSKSASVRSKPSSVPRSASSLSAVHYRYSHDPNFHPLNLHPDELRRLSAMAAARDDMRSSMDVDTNDPRLGSPSATNGVNGTHTEKSPTPPPHRSNGNTAEADSFKLAGNKFFKDGNYARAIEEFNKALEISPNSSVYLSNRAAAYMAANQYLAALEDCERARELDPTNTKIMYRLARILTALGRPTEALDVLSRIEPPASATDRAAAEKMLRFVSQAEEALSQDRGVSMVLFCLDQARQLLGQGVKEPRKWTLMTAEAQLKMGNDNSYGKAQDIAISMLRVNSQDPDALMIRARAFYGMGDTDQALKLLKMCLGLDPDMKAAIKLLRTVQKLVRTKEEGNTAFKARDYRRAIDLWGEALTVDPKNKDQNAKILQNRAQAYINLKEYDNAVADCNEALRLDPGYLKAQKMRAKAHGGAGNWEEAVRDYKAVAESNPTEKGIQEEIRKAEFELKKAQRKDYYKILGVSKDAGEQEIKKAYRKMAIQYHPDKNRDGDAGDEKFKEIGEAYETLSDPQKRAAYDNGDDLMDPADMFSHGGFGGMGGMGGMGGMGGMGGMGGMGGTHINIDPSVLFNMMNGGGGGFAHAGGQRGGFPGGFPF